One genomic region from Gadus morhua chromosome 9, gadMor3.0, whole genome shotgun sequence encodes:
- the LOC115551388 gene encoding alpha-1,3-mannosyl-glycoprotein 4-beta-N-acetylglucosaminyltransferase C isoform X2, translated as MWDILRSHPGVVVNAVTARIHFHTGCAGCWTGGVRLQGGHGRQLYKGSADSRTSMRLVWKSLDKMRCLRKRSTIPFLGFLITFLLFLNLYIEDGYVLEEDKRQLRESSAHPTTSERYGHTFRELTNFSGTINVTYRYLAGTPLNRKKYLTIGLSSVKRKRGNYLLETIKSIFDQSSYEELKEIVVVVHLADFDLVWCENLVQEITRKFAHHIIAGRLLVIQAPEEYYPSLDGLKRNYNDPEDRVRFRSKQNVDYAFLLNFCTNLSDFYMMLEDDVRCSRNFLTSLKKVITSREGSYWVMLEFSKLGYIGKLYHSRDLPRLAHFLLMFYQEMPCDWLLIHFRGLLAQKDVIRFKPSLFQHMGYYSSYKGAENKLKDDDFEEDSIDIPDNPPASLYTNINVFENYDATKAYSSIDEYFWGKPPSTGDFFVIVFNKSTKINKIKIITGSDDRQNDILHRGALEVGEKLVGTKKGKQCTSYITLGEFKNGHIEVQNVDHKIAFDIECVRIVVTASQKEWLIIRSISLWTTQPPSQ; from the exons ATGTGGGATATTCTCCGGTCTCATCCTGGAGTGGTAGTCAATGCTGTTACAGCTCGGATCCACTTCCACACGGGGTGCGCTGGCTGTTGGACAGGCGGAGTGAGGCTGCAGGGAGGGCATGGGAGGCAGCTCTACAAAG GTTCCGCTGACAGTCGGACCAGCATGAGGCTGGTGTGGAAGTCCCTGGACAAGATGAGGTGTCTTCGGAAACGCTCCACCATCCCCTTCCTCGGCTTCCTCatcaccttcctcctcttcctcaacctctATATCGAGGACGGATACGTGCTG GAGGAGGACAAGAGGCAACTCCGGGAATCGTCAGCGCACCCCACCACCTCAGAGCGATACGGCCACACCTTTCGGGAACTCACCAATTTCTCCGGAACCATCAACGTGACGTATCGTTATCTTGCCGGGACGCCTCTTAATCGCAAGA agtatCTTACCATCGGTCTCTCATCGGTCAAGAGGAAAAGAGGAAACTACTTGCTGGAAACGATCAAGTCCATCTTCGATCAGTCCAGCTacgaggagctgaaggagattGTGGTGGTGGTCCACCTGGCCGACTTTGACCTGGTGTGGTGCGAGAACCTAGTGCAAGAAATCACCAGGAAGTTCGCCCACCACATCATAGCAGGGCGCCTGCTGGTCATCCAGGCTCCGGAGGAGTATTACCCGTCTCTAGACGGCCTCAAAAGGAACTACAACGACCCGGAAGACCGGGTCCGGTTCCGCTCCAAACAGAACGTAGACTACGCCTTCCTCCTCAACTTCTGCACAAACCTCTCCGACTTCTACATGATGCTGGAGGACGACGTGCGCTGCTCCAGGAACTTCCTGACCTCCCTGAAGAAGGTGATCACCTCCAGGGAAGGATCCTACTGGGTGATGCTGGAGTTCTCCAAGCTGGGCTACATCGGGAAGCTCTACCACTCCAGAGACCTGCCACGCCTGGCCCACTTCCTGCTCATGTTCTACCAGGAGATGCCGTGCGACTGGCTCCTGATTCACTTCAGGGGCCTGCTTGCCCAGAAGGACGTGATCCGCTTCAAGCCCTCGCTGTTCCAGCACATGGGCTACTACTCCTCCTACAAAGGGGCCGAGAACAAGCTGAAGGACGACGACTTTGAGGAAGACTCCATAGACATACCGGACAACCCTCCAGCCAGTCTGTACACGAACATCAACGTGTTTGAGAACTACGACGCCACCAAGGCCTACAGCAGCATAGACGAGTACTTCTGGGGGAAGCCTCCCTCCACCGGAGACTTCTTTGTTATCGTCTTCAACAAGTcgaccaaaataaacaaaatcaaaatcaTCACCGGGTCGGACGATCGGCAGAACGACATTCTCCACCGTGGGGCTCTGGAGGTGGGCGAGAAGCTGGTGGGAACCAAAAAGGGAAAACAGTGCACATCCTACATTACATTGGGGGAGTTTAAAAATGGCCACATCGAGGTGCAAAACGTGGACCATAAAATTGCCTTTGACATTGAGTGTGTCCGTATTGTGGTGACAGCAAGTCAAAAGGAATGGCTTATCATTAGGAGTATCAGTTTATGGACTACACAACCCCCGAGTCAATGA
- the LOC115551388 gene encoding alpha-1,3-mannosyl-glycoprotein 4-beta-N-acetylglucosaminyltransferase C isoform X1, with product MEQEVLSYLVTTNGFQHSVCLEIQQRKVRPCVRSMSTFRRSPAKTSDFDQLKGSADSRTSMRLVWKSLDKMRCLRKRSTIPFLGFLITFLLFLNLYIEDGYVLEEDKRQLRESSAHPTTSERYGHTFRELTNFSGTINVTYRYLAGTPLNRKKYLTIGLSSVKRKRGNYLLETIKSIFDQSSYEELKEIVVVVHLADFDLVWCENLVQEITRKFAHHIIAGRLLVIQAPEEYYPSLDGLKRNYNDPEDRVRFRSKQNVDYAFLLNFCTNLSDFYMMLEDDVRCSRNFLTSLKKVITSREGSYWVMLEFSKLGYIGKLYHSRDLPRLAHFLLMFYQEMPCDWLLIHFRGLLAQKDVIRFKPSLFQHMGYYSSYKGAENKLKDDDFEEDSIDIPDNPPASLYTNINVFENYDATKAYSSIDEYFWGKPPSTGDFFVIVFNKSTKINKIKIITGSDDRQNDILHRGALEVGEKLVGTKKGKQCTSYITLGEFKNGHIEVQNVDHKIAFDIECVRIVVTASQKEWLIIRSISLWTTQPPSQ from the exons GTTCCGCTGACAGTCGGACCAGCATGAGGCTGGTGTGGAAGTCCCTGGACAAGATGAGGTGTCTTCGGAAACGCTCCACCATCCCCTTCCTCGGCTTCCTCatcaccttcctcctcttcctcaacctctATATCGAGGACGGATACGTGCTG GAGGAGGACAAGAGGCAACTCCGGGAATCGTCAGCGCACCCCACCACCTCAGAGCGATACGGCCACACCTTTCGGGAACTCACCAATTTCTCCGGAACCATCAACGTGACGTATCGTTATCTTGCCGGGACGCCTCTTAATCGCAAGA agtatCTTACCATCGGTCTCTCATCGGTCAAGAGGAAAAGAGGAAACTACTTGCTGGAAACGATCAAGTCCATCTTCGATCAGTCCAGCTacgaggagctgaaggagattGTGGTGGTGGTCCACCTGGCCGACTTTGACCTGGTGTGGTGCGAGAACCTAGTGCAAGAAATCACCAGGAAGTTCGCCCACCACATCATAGCAGGGCGCCTGCTGGTCATCCAGGCTCCGGAGGAGTATTACCCGTCTCTAGACGGCCTCAAAAGGAACTACAACGACCCGGAAGACCGGGTCCGGTTCCGCTCCAAACAGAACGTAGACTACGCCTTCCTCCTCAACTTCTGCACAAACCTCTCCGACTTCTACATGATGCTGGAGGACGACGTGCGCTGCTCCAGGAACTTCCTGACCTCCCTGAAGAAGGTGATCACCTCCAGGGAAGGATCCTACTGGGTGATGCTGGAGTTCTCCAAGCTGGGCTACATCGGGAAGCTCTACCACTCCAGAGACCTGCCACGCCTGGCCCACTTCCTGCTCATGTTCTACCAGGAGATGCCGTGCGACTGGCTCCTGATTCACTTCAGGGGCCTGCTTGCCCAGAAGGACGTGATCCGCTTCAAGCCCTCGCTGTTCCAGCACATGGGCTACTACTCCTCCTACAAAGGGGCCGAGAACAAGCTGAAGGACGACGACTTTGAGGAAGACTCCATAGACATACCGGACAACCCTCCAGCCAGTCTGTACACGAACATCAACGTGTTTGAGAACTACGACGCCACCAAGGCCTACAGCAGCATAGACGAGTACTTCTGGGGGAAGCCTCCCTCCACCGGAGACTTCTTTGTTATCGTCTTCAACAAGTcgaccaaaataaacaaaatcaaaatcaTCACCGGGTCGGACGATCGGCAGAACGACATTCTCCACCGTGGGGCTCTGGAGGTGGGCGAGAAGCTGGTGGGAACCAAAAAGGGAAAACAGTGCACATCCTACATTACATTGGGGGAGTTTAAAAATGGCCACATCGAGGTGCAAAACGTGGACCATAAAATTGCCTTTGACATTGAGTGTGTCCGTATTGTGGTGACAGCAAGTCAAAAGGAATGGCTTATCATTAGGAGTATCAGTTTATGGACTACACAACCCCCGAGTCAATGA
- the LOC115551388 gene encoding alpha-1,3-mannosyl-glycoprotein 4-beta-N-acetylglucosaminyltransferase C isoform X3 codes for MSTFRRSPAKTSDFDQLKGSADSRTSMRLVWKSLDKMRCLRKRSTIPFLGFLITFLLFLNLYIEDGYVLEEDKRQLRESSAHPTTSERYGHTFRELTNFSGTINVTYRYLAGTPLNRKKYLTIGLSSVKRKRGNYLLETIKSIFDQSSYEELKEIVVVVHLADFDLVWCENLVQEITRKFAHHIIAGRLLVIQAPEEYYPSLDGLKRNYNDPEDRVRFRSKQNVDYAFLLNFCTNLSDFYMMLEDDVRCSRNFLTSLKKVITSREGSYWVMLEFSKLGYIGKLYHSRDLPRLAHFLLMFYQEMPCDWLLIHFRGLLAQKDVIRFKPSLFQHMGYYSSYKGAENKLKDDDFEEDSIDIPDNPPASLYTNINVFENYDATKAYSSIDEYFWGKPPSTGDFFVIVFNKSTKINKIKIITGSDDRQNDILHRGALEVGEKLVGTKKGKQCTSYITLGEFKNGHIEVQNVDHKIAFDIECVRIVVTASQKEWLIIRSISLWTTQPPSQ; via the exons GTTCCGCTGACAGTCGGACCAGCATGAGGCTGGTGTGGAAGTCCCTGGACAAGATGAGGTGTCTTCGGAAACGCTCCACCATCCCCTTCCTCGGCTTCCTCatcaccttcctcctcttcctcaacctctATATCGAGGACGGATACGTGCTG GAGGAGGACAAGAGGCAACTCCGGGAATCGTCAGCGCACCCCACCACCTCAGAGCGATACGGCCACACCTTTCGGGAACTCACCAATTTCTCCGGAACCATCAACGTGACGTATCGTTATCTTGCCGGGACGCCTCTTAATCGCAAGA agtatCTTACCATCGGTCTCTCATCGGTCAAGAGGAAAAGAGGAAACTACTTGCTGGAAACGATCAAGTCCATCTTCGATCAGTCCAGCTacgaggagctgaaggagattGTGGTGGTGGTCCACCTGGCCGACTTTGACCTGGTGTGGTGCGAGAACCTAGTGCAAGAAATCACCAGGAAGTTCGCCCACCACATCATAGCAGGGCGCCTGCTGGTCATCCAGGCTCCGGAGGAGTATTACCCGTCTCTAGACGGCCTCAAAAGGAACTACAACGACCCGGAAGACCGGGTCCGGTTCCGCTCCAAACAGAACGTAGACTACGCCTTCCTCCTCAACTTCTGCACAAACCTCTCCGACTTCTACATGATGCTGGAGGACGACGTGCGCTGCTCCAGGAACTTCCTGACCTCCCTGAAGAAGGTGATCACCTCCAGGGAAGGATCCTACTGGGTGATGCTGGAGTTCTCCAAGCTGGGCTACATCGGGAAGCTCTACCACTCCAGAGACCTGCCACGCCTGGCCCACTTCCTGCTCATGTTCTACCAGGAGATGCCGTGCGACTGGCTCCTGATTCACTTCAGGGGCCTGCTTGCCCAGAAGGACGTGATCCGCTTCAAGCCCTCGCTGTTCCAGCACATGGGCTACTACTCCTCCTACAAAGGGGCCGAGAACAAGCTGAAGGACGACGACTTTGAGGAAGACTCCATAGACATACCGGACAACCCTCCAGCCAGTCTGTACACGAACATCAACGTGTTTGAGAACTACGACGCCACCAAGGCCTACAGCAGCATAGACGAGTACTTCTGGGGGAAGCCTCCCTCCACCGGAGACTTCTTTGTTATCGTCTTCAACAAGTcgaccaaaataaacaaaatcaaaatcaTCACCGGGTCGGACGATCGGCAGAACGACATTCTCCACCGTGGGGCTCTGGAGGTGGGCGAGAAGCTGGTGGGAACCAAAAAGGGAAAACAGTGCACATCCTACATTACATTGGGGGAGTTTAAAAATGGCCACATCGAGGTGCAAAACGTGGACCATAAAATTGCCTTTGACATTGAGTGTGTCCGTATTGTGGTGACAGCAAGTCAAAAGGAATGGCTTATCATTAGGAGTATCAGTTTATGGACTACACAACCCCCGAGTCAATGA